The genomic DNA TCAAAATTACAAGATTTCCATTTTTGTGAATTGTGACAATTCCATTTGAATCTTTGAGTGGTTGATCTCTGTTTGCAATCCATATGTTGTTGGTCTCATTGATGTACCAAATTCCTAAGTAACGGTTGGGCGAATTTAATGGGCTGAAAAATCCTAGCTTGAGGTCTGTGTTGTTTGAGGTTATTGTTTCATTGTCTTTGAGTAATTTGGATGATGTAATAGTGTCGTTGACAGCACTATAACATGAATAAAATGTGCAAAATATGAGGAATGTTATGAACAAGTGGTTTTTGTTATGACTTAGAAAAGCCATGAACATGTAACAAAATGGTGTTTTTTGAGGAATACTAGGATTTAATTTGGTTTGATGAGATTTGTAATTTGTTTCATGTTCCTAATCAAATTCACGTGGAAGAAGTTGTTGAATTGTGGAGTCGTTGAGATGCTCTATTGAGTTTGCAATTAGTTGACTTTAGCAACGTGCTAAGCAATGGGAATTACATGGAAAAATCATAAGTTGCATTATTTTATTACCTATGAAGCCAAATTGTGTATTCCTTGCGGGTAGCTTTTTCTtgtacaaataaaaacaaaagaacttAGAAGTCAACTCGAGTATTGCTTGCATTCACGCTTCTTTAATgtcaaaatttacattttcaatCCTTAAGCCCTTTAGTCTCtttatgtgtatatataaataGTTGTTGGAGCAAAGGAAATGTTACGATATATCACACTTTCCGAGAAGTGAATCGATGtatagatttttttgttaagtttgATGCCTCGTCGAACTTTGAGTTTCTTTGTCACGTGTCTACTTCGACGAATCTTTTGAATTTTCTTCGGAGTCATGCAGCTGGAACTTTTTATTTGAGAGAGTAAGCTCTCTTTTAtctatttcttttgttttccttttttttttttttttttctcttttgttttagcattgtactaaaaaaaatatatataaagatgaTTAGGCTTGACTTGGTTAAACTGAAGTTATCGACTTTCCTTAGAAAAAATGTCCAAAGATATATATAAAGCATTTAATTTCATTACATCTTCGAATTCTTCAAATCAATTTGCGAATTTCTTATGAATTCTTCTGCTTGCAATCGCACGTAACTGAGAGATCAAGAGAGGGGGCAATTCCTGCATAAATCAGAGACTAAGACCATTCAAAGGTGCCTTCTGTAATTTTACAAAGAATAATATTTAGTGTTATGTAAGCAAATCATTGTTCACATTGTACGgaagaaatataaatagaatctaggcttaattgcatttttggacccctatcttttcaaaagttgcggttatggacccctaactaatttaaatacaaaacagccccctatgttttgattctttggcagttttggacccccagtccattgttgactcggtcaacgctgacggggcaccctaagtgaggtgccacgtgtcaattttttttttttttttgccttggggtccaaaactgccaaagaatcaaaacatagggggctgttttgtatttaaattagttaggggtccataaccacaacttttggaaagataggggtccaaaagtgcaattaaacctagaATTTAATTGATATACTTTGTGAGTGGATTTTATTTTACAGAGCATTTAATGATGCATTgtcatgatttttattttttttgaagggagtcaatgaattttttatttggtggTAAAACTTTGAATTTGATAGAGGTGAACAATTTGGTTAAGATTGGTTtacagttaaaaaaaatgtttgaatcaATGAAATTTACATCGGTTAGGGTTttactatttttcaaaaatggaACCTAACCAATCtggatttgtttgaaaatacaattgaaaaaaaccatattttaattcTCTTGTTACATTTCATATTTCATGCTCTCCGCGtctctattttttcaaacaaCCTCATATTTCATGCATACTCAAATATTATAtacttaaattaaaacaaattcatcaaacaatctaaaattaaaacatacatcTATCCCAAAAATACATCCATACATCTATCCCAAAATACATCCATCAAATAACATCATCACCGTAGTGTTAGAGAACAAGGAATCGCCATTCATCACCATAATAAGATTTTTCCAAAGGTTTTCCAAATGATTACCTCGGTGggtttaagtttgacaaaaatatcaagataatttttattttttttttaaattttaaataggtcttttaattgttaatttattgcACCATTATCCCTGAAGTCAGACTCTCTTGCAAAATTGTTGAGTGGTGGGTCATTGtcagcaaatttttttttttttttttaattgaaaaacccCAAAAACAAATTATCTTCATCATCCACCATTTTGTTCATCTTTTTCATCAtttgttcatcatcatcacatttTCTCAAATCTCATTCCTTCTTCTTTGTTATAATTCCATACAAGAACAAATAGGAAACAagcaaacaaaaagagaaatagAATGGAATGGAAAACACTCATTCCTTCTTCTTTCTTGCATCCGCCCAAATCAGAAACACCAGATCTCAATCTCTAGGAATTATTTTTCTACTGACTGCAAATTTACTAGGAATTATTTCTCTAACAAATTGATCTCATAATCCATGTTTCCCTCAATTTAGTAGGTATTCTGCAGTATATTTCTAGCTAAATTCGTTTGCTAGTCAACAACAAATTAGCTACAAATATTGTCGTAGCAAACTGCATATTATCTTGTAGTGCATTTGATGGATATCCATATCATGTGTAAATCGGACAAAGTCAACCATttagaattaattaatttatcagCATACAGAAGCAAACAATAATTTATGAATTGTTGATCGTGATTGTTTAAAAGGAGATTAGATATAGGAAAAACGTTTCCCATCTTAGTTGAACTTGCAAAATATTTCCCCCTTGCAAAAGCCAAAAGGACAACTGTTAGCAACACAAAGTCGATGTTGAGGGGGCATACATTTCCATTTTCTTATTACTAAAACAATAGAACTGCGCAGTATACATTATTtatagagtagtgatatttgaacgactcttttggtacaacttttgggacaaccttaTTGTGTTcccttcttattggtcaaaaacaataaagagggaaaaaggaagagagagaataagaagataatgtgagtatgagagagaatattgtacaaaagttgtacaaaaatggttatacaaatatcatttctcttatttataactatattttgtgacatggttgctcaaaaaaaaaaaaaaaaaaaaaaaactatattttgtgaCATGGTTATCCTTACCATCGACCATGAACTAGAAAAAtactattaatatttttttgtaagtaCAATTCAGTTGGTATATTACATAAGTAGAATTCACTTGATAGCTACAATAACATTGATATGTTGTGATCCGTAtctgaaaattgaatgtaataacTATGGTAAACACTAACATATGTGTCGTAggaattgtgttaatttatttttcaaaaagttaaaaattaatttttatcaatgaataatttttgtttgtacGTGGGGGGGTTGGTGTTTTAGTTGGCCGTGTTTGGATGTTGGTGCTCATTTCCATGGTGTTCCATCTATATACGGCACTTTGTTGTATTTGTTTCTCTTGGCTAGTTTTATGCGTTAATAAATTtgctatttaaaaaataattacttacaAGAGCAAGATGGATATAAAAATTTAGGTCTCATTTactttgtgaaaatattttcgattttcattttaaaaatgtgtatattttaactttctAATAAGATGTGAGATTCTTGTACCAATCATTATCTGtgataaagagaaaataaaatgttaccAAGAGAAGATTCatttttgttggaaatattGAATACATTTGTTGtcattttcactatttttttaaaaaataaaatgcacacaattgttcattttaatatataatatattaccTCCTTCCTATCAAGTAAAATTAACTCAAATTTTAGAATgtgaatgaagaaaatatatTCAGAAAGTAAAGGGAgctttaaatttgaagataattAAGAATATGGACGTCTATATTTGCACCCAATTTTTTAGCTACCATATTCGTTTATCGCTAAATAAACTTCACCacaaagtttgaattaaaagATAATAAACACTTAATACTTGAAACGATAGACTCAAAATACTTCATATATCACAGTTGGTCCATTGAATGACACCAGTAAGAGTTTTACAATCTGTCTCAAAAATAGCATATACTCCTAGGAGTGTTTATGCTGCCTCTCCCTCCTTAGCCTGCAttacaaattcatttcaaacagTATAGAAGTTGCATACATACTTTTCTTGCTATGAGTTTTCTCTTGTTCCGATTTCGCCATTAGCCCCAAACTATACCATAGCCAGCTTGCTCTTCGTTTCACTACTCTTATGTGATCCCATGACTGTTGCAAGTTTTTTCTTAACAATTATAGTATTGATCCCATGCATGTTAGTTTACCTGCCTTGAACTTCACTGAGAGTTACATTGTTGTTTGAGTTAGATTGATGACTTTTTTGAGAAGATTCTGTAGTACTCTTTGAACTTTGCTTGTGAACAAATGCAACTCTCCCCGGAGGAGGAAGATGTGTAATTTCACTTACAAGCATCAAAACAACAGTTGATATATTTGGTCTGTCTCTTGGAAGTTCTTGTACACAAAGAAGTCCGATGTGTATGCACCTTAACATGCTGCTCTCAAAACATGCATCCCATACCTCTGGATCTATTAGAGATATAATGTTTTCTTCTAACCATAGCTTCCAtgcctggtaaaaaaaaaacaataatgataataataagtTTCTTTCTGAATCGGCTTCCAACGCTATTATTGGTTAAAACTTATGTGGGTCTTTCCGGTGTGGAAATGAGCTCCGACAATCAGAAAAAGTGACCCTCATAAATTAGCAAAACCCACTCAAAATTTTAGACAAGAATGAAGTGTTGAAAGTGTATTGCCAACACTTCTTTTCTCATAGTATGTAATGAAGGCATGGAGTATTTAGACTTACAAAGCCTACAAGGCTAAGAGTATCCTCGTGATGAGAAAAGCTACTATTTCTTCTTCCGCTAACAATCTCCAGCAATAGAACCCCAAAGCTATAGACATCTGATTTTTCAGAGAAAAGCCCCTCCATTGCATATTCAGGCGGCATATAACCACTGCATTTAGAACATATGTTACTATAACcccaagtaaaaaaaataaaattaaaccacTCATTTGTAACACTAATTCCAACATTATAATATCAAATGAGATAGTACTACTTACTAAGTTCCAACAACCCTTTTTGTGTTAGcttcatcatcttctccaaATTTAACAATTCTTGCTAAACCGAAGTCTGATATTTTTGGAATCATGTCACTATCAAGTAAGATGTTGCTTGCTTTTAGATCTCTATGTATGATCCTTAGTCTCGAGTCTCTATGAAGATACATTATACCTCGAGCTATTCCTTCAATTATGTTTGATCGCTTTCTCCAAtctaaatttttcttttgtagtggatctaaagaaaaataaagaatacaTTAATGTGATGCCAAATTGGGTACTTAAGAACTTTTAGCAGAGAAATATACTTAGGAGACGCTtgaataaacaacataattaagtgcttatgtttaaattattttgacaaTTAAAGAGGTAATGAGGAtactgaaaacaacttatggcaCCAAGTTATATGAAGGAGTTTCAAAACATTAGCTGACAATATTATTAACTGTTTTATAGACTCTTTCAAATACTTGATCAAGTGCTTATATAATAAGTAAAGTCCAAATAAACTTGTCTAAACACTTAAGCAAGTgcttatattaattattaaattatgaaCTTTTCAAGAAGTTTAGCTAGCATGTGAAGAAATTATTCACTAATTTTTTAATCTACCACTAAGTGAGCTAATAATTTTAGTTTGAGGCAAGAATAAAAAAGAGACCAAAGAACTAACCAAAGAGGAATGCATCCAAACTTTTATTTGGCAtgaactcataaaccaaaatttgCTCTCCTCTTTCAACACAGCAACCTAAAAGTCTCACAAGATTGCGATGTTGAAGTTTAGAAATCACTACAACTTCATTCATGAATTCTTCTATTCCTTGTCCAGATGCTTTTGAGAGTCTTTTCACAGCAATTTCTTGACCATCTTCCATGACTCCCTAGATAGtgtaaaaagtattttaatattGAATTTATGATATATAATACAAAATATGTCATACAAAATCTTAAACAAAATCACCTTGTATACTGGGCCAAAACCTCCCTTCCCAAGCatattattaaaatgaaaacaGTTTGTGGCAGTTTCAAGCTTTTCAAAATCATATAGTGGTAGCTCATCCAATTTCATTTGTTGATGTTCTCTAGTAATCATATTTTGAGGTAGTCTTCCTGGATTCATTTGTCAGTTGTtagcaaaatatatatttgcaacatcaaaaaagttcaaaacaaaaataaaaatcaggaAACTTTAACAAAAATCAGGTAACaaaaatagatatatatttACATACACCCTCCTTTGTACTTACcctattgaaaaacaaaaatcttaaTGCACTTcaatgcaagtttgaaatagaAATCAGGAAACTTTACCTTTATGCCTAGCAGAACATTTCCTCCATAAAAGATAAGCACATATAACCAAGATAAGTGCTCCTATCACCCCAGCAATTACAATGATTAAAAAACTCTTGTTGTgtcctttttcctttttaacaGCAACTGtaaattatacaaattattAGAATTAATAAAAGCTTAAACAAATTAATGCATTTTTAGTAGTTGAAACAAAAAGAATGTTTGTCCATGAGGTGTCAACTCAGTGATAAAACTTTAATGTGTAGCTTAAAGTGACAGTGCTTTAATGTATGAAACAGTTGTAAAATAGTTATTTTTGTCACATTTATTAATAAAGTAAAACAAAGCTCTTTAAAAGAAAGATAGAAAAGATACCTAGTTCTGCCGGCACACGAACGAAGAGATCAACTCCGCCATTAGGAAATTTCTGCAAATCAATTAACTCTCCAGTCCAATACATACAAAATATAGAAGGATCATATGCATATGCCAAACAAGAACAATTTGCCAAACAATCTGCTCCACACTTATCTTGATCAGCATTATTTGTTCTCACATTAAAATCAGGAGGTTTCATATTATGATACACCTTAAATCCATCTTGTTTAACTATACTTGATCCATTCTTCACCATCTCACACTTTAAGTTCATTCCTTCTTTCCTCACACAACCATTAGTCCAATTGCCTAAACTCCATTCCACAGAATTCTTTGGCTCAAACCCATCAAAACAACTACAAATTGGCACAGTAGAATTATCACAGTTACCAAATGGCCcacattttccataaaaatcaCACTcattttgatcaacctcaagtCTAAAAAGTTCCTTTTTATTCATATACTCAATCAACTTGAGTGTTCCATGCGGTGTCAATGAGAGAATTCCGAACATAGTTTTATCAGCAAAATTGTAAGTAATATAAGTAGTTCCATCAGTGTCTTGATCAAAACGCCAACCGGCTAAATACTCGGTTAACATTCTCGGTGATCCGAGAAAAACCCTTCCATTCCATGGACCTGTTCtccaatgaatatttttatctttccaAATGAAAACTTCTGGTGCATCCAATCTTTCAAGACTAGCTGAATAATGTCCTGAAGAAGGATCATTATCACTTTTTCTTGATACAAAGGATATTTTCTTACCTGTTACTTGGTTAGCTGCAATTCTCATTGTTGGAACAGCTGCATCTGCAGGGTGTGTGAAACTATCCCAGATTGTTGCTCCGGAACTGATATCTCTCAAAATCAAGTTTCCTGAATCAGCAAGTTGAGCTGttgaatttgttgaagatgaaatGTTTGTTGACCATATAATAACACCATTTGGTTTGttcaatattataaaatttccATCTTTGTGAATTGTGACAATTCCATTTGAATCTTTGAGTGGTTGATCTCTGTTTGCAATCCATATATTGTTGGTCTTATTGATGTACCAAATTCCTAGGTAACGGTTGGTTGAATTTAATGGGCTGAAAAATCCTAGCTTGAAATTTGTGTTGTTTGAGGTTATTGTTTCATTGTCTTTGAGAGATTTGGATGATGTAATGGTGTCATTGATTGCACTATAACATGAATAAATTGTGCAAAATATAAGGAAAGTAATTATGAAGAAGTAATTTGAATTGTGACTTAGAAAAGCCATAAATGTGTAACAGATTGTTGTATGATGTTTTTTGAGGAATACTAGGATTTAGTTTGGTTTAATGAGGTTTTTTTGTTccatttaataatcaaattcatGTGGAATAaggtattgttgttgttgaattatggagTCGTCGAGATGCACTATAACTATTGAATTTCTAATTATTTGACTTTACCTACGCGTTAAGCTTGGGAATTATTACATAGAAAAATTGGAAATGTCCCTATTTTTCTGATGAAGCCAAATTGTTTATGCTTGGGTGGCTATTTGGAGTGTTGTGACAAGCTGTGTCGACAGTCCGGTTTGGATTGATTCTGAGATATACATTTATAGAATTCAAACATTGGATCAATATGTGGCTTAATTTGATTTGGATggcttttttaaaataataaaaatcgaTTGTATGTAACTAATTCTTCCCGATACGCTAGGAACATCAGAAGGGGAGTCTCGGGGACCACCCACATCTAGGCCAGAGCAACCAAACAATTGAGAGAGACATCACACACTTACCCAAAATATTAAGGCAATGAGTTTATGGGTCTCTCACTTATAAAGTGTTCAACCTCCACTTTTCTATCTGATGtaggacatataactcacattTGCACACAACAATttccccctcaagtgtgagtccatcaaAACTTCATGCTCACCCCTCAAGCAGAAGCTCTTTCATCCGCACACACTTATACTTGTATCGTTGTTGCCGCACTCAACAGAACCCGCCGCTTGGACATTATTCTTTGTCAAGAAGACTTTCGATACAAGGAGCCGGTTGAACCCTTCGTCGAAACTCGGCTTTGATACCACTGTTGGGTCATGAAGGGAGTCCGAGGGACCACTCACATCTAGGCCAGAGCAACCACACAAGCGAGAGacgccacactcttacccaaaaccttggGGCAATGAGTTTATGGGTCCTTTCACTTATAAAGTGTTCAACCTCCACTTTTCTATcagatgtgggacatataactcacacttgcacacaacacaAATTCAGTATAGATTTGTACTTCAAAGTTGTTTTCGTGCACTACACGCATAGGAGGATGCGCCAGGCGCCGTGCAGTATATGGATTCATTTTTTCAGCTTTTGAAGTGTATAAATggccattaattttttttgtgggtGATCTTGTATGACCAAATGAGGGAACTTTTATGGTTTAAAGTTGGTTGCCTTTTCGAGAGATTTTAGGGTtgagaaacattgtaaacacttCTGGTGAGTGAAAATATTCAATCTCTTGTTCACGGGAAGAGATTAGGAAATAGGTAGAAATTAGGTTGTTCATTGAGAactttatgtaacctcctttgTATGTCTTTGTAAGAAACTTCATGATGATGGTAGAGATAATGCATATAATATATACtcaattttcataataaaaatttccaaaataatttgaaaaaaatggatCATGTTGAGTTTTCGAATTCTTTATATCAatatgtgattatttttttaattgatttatatattgCAAACAATGCTGCATAAATCAAAGAGACGAAGACCATTTCAAAGGCACCATctacatttataaaattaaaatattcattcCCATTCCATTTCgaatagaataaaaataatagaaagtcAACAAAATATAGTAAATTATTATCATGCCGACGTTATGATTGTGACTTTGATTTTCTTCACAGCATAGAATTAGATCAATGATTTGTTGGTGGAATTTCACATCCTAGTCAACAAATCACACATGTCATATCACATCTTTGTTTGGCTTCAAAGAGCCAAAGAAGACAA from Medicago truncatula cultivar Jemalong A17 chromosome 8, MtrunA17r5.0-ANR, whole genome shotgun sequence includes the following:
- the LOC11428602 gene encoding G-type lectin S-receptor-like serine/threonine-protein kinase At1g11330, with translation MAFLSHNSNYFFIITFLIFCTIYSCYSAINDTITSSKSLKDNETITSNNTNFKLGFFSPLNSTNRYLGIWYINKTNNIWIANRDQPLKDSNGIVTIHKDGNFIILNKPNGVIIWSTNISSSTNSTAQLADSGNLILRDISSGATIWDSFTHPADAAVPTMRIAANQVTGKKISFVSRKSDNDPSSGHYSASLERLDAPEVFIWKDKNIHWRTGPWNGRVFLGSPRMLTEYLAGWRFDQDTDGTTYITYNFADKTMFGILSLTPHGTLKLIEYMNKKELFRLEVDQNECDFYGKCGPFGNCDNSTVPICSCFDGFEPKNSVEWSLGNWTNGCVRKEGMNLKCEMVKNGSSIVKQDGFKVYHNMKPPDFNVRTNNADQDKCGADCLANCSCLAYAYDPSIFCMYWTGELIDLQKFPNGGVDLFVRVPAELVAVKKEKGHNKSFLIIVIAGVIGALILVICAYLLWRKCSARHKGRLPQNMITREHQQMKLDELPLYDFEKLETATNCFHFNNMLGKGGFGPVYKGVMEDGQEIAVKRLSKASGQGIEEFMNEVVVISKLQHRNLVRLLGCCVERGEQILVYEFMPNKSLDAFLFDPLQKKNLDWRKRSNIIEGIARGIMYLHRDSRLRIIHRDLKASNILLDSDMIPKISDFGLARIVKFGEDDEANTKRVVGTYGYMPPEYAMEGLFSEKSDVYSFGVLLLEIVSGRRNSSFSHHEDTLSLVGFAWKLWLEENIISLIDPEVWDACFESSMLRCIHIGLLCVQELPRDRPNISTVVLMLVSEITHLPPPGRVAFVHKQSSKSTTESSQKSHQSNSNNNVTLSEVQGR